From a single Leptospira levettii genomic region:
- a CDS encoding TetR/AcrR family transcriptional regulator: MNTVINPRKIPQQKRSKERYQKIVDTAIHLLGEVGYDDLTTDLIAEKSGISVGSIYQFFPNKESIIYSHAENSYLIMHDLFFEKVTKELKKTKKFTPEFVDFTLFAFEQTLNEVKGYRLIHSILYTNEALLHLDIESNERFAKTLAEKVILVMFPKVNKKRAFYISLMIVESVDSVIKIVHRTKKPSEKKQVLAELKTLLLVYFSTFQ; this comes from the coding sequence ATGAATACAGTCATCAATCCTCGAAAAATTCCTCAACAAAAACGTTCCAAAGAACGATATCAGAAAATTGTTGATACAGCTATACATCTATTAGGTGAAGTTGGTTATGATGATTTAACTACGGATTTGATTGCAGAAAAAAGTGGTATATCCGTTGGATCGATTTATCAGTTTTTTCCAAACAAAGAATCAATTATATATTCACATGCTGAGAATTCGTATTTAATTATGCATGATTTATTCTTTGAAAAGGTTACCAAAGAATTAAAGAAGACTAAAAAGTTCACTCCTGAATTTGTCGATTTTACATTATTTGCATTTGAACAAACATTAAATGAAGTGAAAGGTTATCGATTGATCCATTCGATTTTATATACGAATGAAGCCTTATTGCATTTAGATATTGAAAGTAACGAGAGATTTGCAAAAACGTTAGCTGAAAAAGTGATTTTGGTAATGTTTCCAAAAGTGAACAAAAAACGTGCATTTTATATATCACTCATGATTGTTGAGTCTGTTGATTCTGTTATCAAAATTGTGCATCGAACCAAAAAACCATCTGAGAAAAAACAAGTTTTGGCAGAACTAAAGACCTTACTTTTGGTATATTTTTCTACTTTT